A region of Planktomarina temperata RCA23 DNA encodes the following proteins:
- a CDS encoding acyl-CoA dehydrogenase family protein, protein MDLNFTEADQAFRQEVIEFLNSELPADISRRVHADLPVSKEDTEFWHAVLHKRGWLTYNWPKSFGGVGWSPVQQFIFEEECAAAGAPRILPFGLKMLAPVLMAFGSKEQQEHWLPRMCDGTDWWCQGYSEPGSGSDLASLKTSAVKQGDHYVINGQKTWTTLGQYANMIFCLVRTDSDCKPQAGISFILVDLATPGIEMRPIRTLDGGQEVNEVFFTDVRVPVTNLVGEENKGWTYAKYLLAHERNGIANVGISGQKLARLKRLSLTQKRGGKPLADDPLFAARLARLEIELRNLETTNLRVLDGFSKGAGPGPESSMLKIIGSELEQNFDDLTRRALGRQAQAHTPEVFEPGYNGPQVAPQDMANQSAAYFNKRKVSIYGGSNEIQKNIITKMILGL, encoded by the coding sequence ATGGATCTGAACTTCACCGAAGCTGACCAGGCATTTCGCCAAGAGGTCATCGAATTTTTGAACTCCGAATTGCCAGCTGATATTTCACGGAGGGTTCATGCGGACCTGCCTGTGAGCAAAGAGGACACAGAATTTTGGCATGCGGTTTTACATAAACGCGGCTGGCTGACGTACAATTGGCCCAAGTCCTTTGGCGGTGTGGGTTGGAGCCCCGTGCAGCAATTTATCTTCGAAGAAGAATGCGCCGCCGCTGGTGCCCCGCGTATCTTGCCGTTTGGTCTTAAGATGCTGGCGCCTGTATTGATGGCTTTTGGCTCAAAAGAGCAGCAAGAGCACTGGCTCCCGCGCATGTGCGATGGCACGGATTGGTGGTGCCAAGGTTATTCAGAGCCAGGATCTGGATCTGATTTGGCCAGTCTCAAAACGAGCGCTGTCAAACAGGGCGATCACTATGTGATCAATGGTCAGAAAACTTGGACCACATTGGGCCAATACGCCAATATGATCTTTTGCCTCGTGCGCACGGACAGCGATTGCAAACCCCAGGCTGGAATTTCTTTCATATTGGTGGATTTGGCAACGCCAGGTATCGAGATGCGCCCCATCCGCACTCTGGACGGAGGGCAGGAGGTGAATGAAGTATTTTTCACAGATGTCCGCGTTCCCGTTACAAATTTGGTGGGCGAGGAAAACAAAGGCTGGACCTATGCGAAATATTTACTGGCCCATGAACGCAATGGCATCGCCAATGTGGGCATTTCAGGCCAGAAACTTGCACGGCTCAAACGCCTGTCCCTGACCCAAAAACGCGGGGGGAAGCCTCTGGCCGATGATCCATTGTTTGCAGCAAGGCTGGCGCGTTTGGAGATTGAGCTGCGCAATCTGGAGACCACAAATTTGCGGGTCCTCGATGGGTTCTCCAAAGGCGCTGGACCAGGGCCCGAAAGCTCTATGTTGAAAATCATCGGATCGGAGTTAGAACAGAACTTCGACGATCTCACCCGCCGCGCCCTGGGACGGCAGGCACAGGCCCATACTCCCGAGGTGTTTGAACCGGGCTACAACGGACCACAGGTCGCGCCACAAGATATGGCCAATCAATCTGCCGCCTATTTCAACAAACGCAAGGTGTCGATCTACGGCGGCTCAAATGAGATACAAAAAAACATCATCACCAAAATGATATTGGGGCTTTAA
- a CDS encoding helix-turn-helix domain-containing protein, protein MPAITDSPLARSTEAIRLIGIHGPIKLRDLEAHVSFSRSALHRICAQLEALNWARRRVSDKAYVLTYATDDFFASAQFSAPEVDQVQPVLAMAKVEGCYDLTLSMFKNKMHLADVDSTKPPTDWAAEHSLFFSNAALSAQSVMSEQMQKTLIAKAMIQATPEEQTYLRMGKYHEEIHKARMRGYVLDKTLPSISFSWHAETSAICTLTIEPALATLSARQEFLKNHRRIMERFSTTCGDHFQSDEAAMSELRAYG, encoded by the coding sequence ATGCCTGCAATCACCGACAGCCCCCTCGCCCGTTCCACTGAGGCCATACGCCTCATTGGCATCCATGGGCCAATTAAGCTGCGGGATCTTGAGGCGCATGTATCGTTCTCTCGCTCTGCCTTGCATCGGATTTGCGCCCAACTTGAAGCATTGAACTGGGCGCGGCGCCGGGTCTCGGACAAAGCCTATGTTCTCACATATGCCACTGATGATTTTTTTGCCTCAGCGCAATTTTCAGCTCCTGAAGTGGACCAAGTCCAGCCGGTTTTGGCCATGGCAAAGGTGGAGGGGTGCTACGACCTCACACTCTCAATGTTCAAAAACAAAATGCATCTCGCAGATGTCGACAGCACCAAGCCGCCGACCGACTGGGCCGCGGAACATTCGCTGTTTTTCTCAAATGCGGCGCTTTCTGCGCAGTCGGTAATGTCTGAGCAAATGCAAAAAACGCTCATCGCCAAGGCCATGATCCAGGCGACCCCAGAGGAGCAGACCTATCTGCGCATGGGAAAATACCACGAAGAGATCCACAAAGCCCGGATGCGTGGTTATGTGCTCGACAAGACCCTGCCGTCGATCTCGTTTAGCTGGCACGCAGAAACCAGCGCGATTTGCACCCTGACCATAGAACCGGCCCTAGCAACCCTCAGTGCGCGGCAAGAGTTCCTCAAAAACCACCGACGCATCATGGAAAGATTTTCGACCACATGCGGGGACCACTTTCAATCAGATGAGGCGGCCATGAGTGAGTTACGGGCCTACGGCTGA
- a CDS encoding acyl-CoA dehydrogenase family protein produces MDFQPTEERRMLADMIGKFIQNDYPLNARLAAGTSALGYCPEAYSTMAQLGLIGALFDEEVGGFGGSGFDIATVFTELGKGLVLEPLNDTALTSGYILAQTGQLKLVEQIILGQKRVALGLIENGADYDWGAPETLARQSGDKWHVSGVKTCVKFAHGADAIIVSAQTPSAPGISLFLIEASAAGLVEHPFQTVDGGNACEITLHKTPAQLLGVEGAAYPLIDAAAARATLALCAEALGLMERIKDMTIDYMRTRKQFGSVLGKFQALQHRVSQMLLEIEQAKSAVINAANDLQAPSDERNRAISAAKYSIGRIGCAVAEEAIQLHGGIGMTWEYDLGHFAKRLVMIDHEWGDQDDHLMRFAQS; encoded by the coding sequence ATGGATTTTCAACCCACGGAAGAGCGCCGCATGCTGGCCGATATGATCGGCAAATTCATTCAAAATGACTATCCGCTGAACGCGCGACTGGCAGCGGGCACCAGCGCTTTGGGCTATTGCCCCGAGGCCTATAGCACAATGGCACAGCTGGGTTTGATCGGCGCATTATTTGACGAGGAGGTTGGCGGCTTTGGCGGTTCAGGATTTGACATCGCCACTGTCTTCACGGAGCTGGGCAAAGGTTTGGTGCTTGAACCGCTCAATGACACCGCTCTGACCAGTGGCTACATTCTGGCGCAGACTGGCCAGTTGAAGCTGGTGGAACAGATCATCCTTGGCCAAAAACGGGTGGCGCTTGGTCTTATCGAAAATGGTGCCGATTATGATTGGGGCGCGCCAGAGACACTGGCGCGCCAATCGGGCGATAAATGGCACGTGAGCGGCGTGAAAACCTGTGTGAAATTCGCCCATGGGGCTGATGCGATAATTGTCAGCGCGCAGACGCCATCGGCGCCGGGGATCAGCTTATTTTTGATTGAGGCCTCCGCTGCGGGGCTTGTGGAACATCCGTTCCAAACCGTCGATGGGGGCAATGCCTGCGAGATCACGCTGCATAAGACACCAGCTCAACTGTTGGGTGTCGAAGGTGCGGCCTATCCGTTGATCGATGCTGCAGCCGCACGCGCCACTTTGGCCCTCTGCGCCGAGGCCTTGGGGTTGATGGAGCGGATCAAAGATATGACCATCGACTATATGCGCACGCGCAAACAATTCGGCAGCGTGCTGGGCAAATTTCAAGCGCTGCAACATCGCGTGTCGCAGATGCTGCTCGAAATTGAGCAGGCAAAATCGGCGGTTATCAATGCCGCGAATGATTTGCAGGCTCCCAGTGATGAACGCAACCGCGCCATCTCTGCGGCGAAATATTCCATCGGCCGCATTGGCTGCGCCGTTGCCGAAGAGGCGATCCAACTGCACGGCGGCATTGGAATGACCTGGGAGTATGATTTGGGGCATTTTGCCAAACGGCTTGTGATGATTGATCATGAATGGGGCGATCAAGACGATCACCTGATGCGCTTCGCCCAAAGCTGA
- a CDS encoding 3-hydroxyacyl-CoA dehydrogenase NAD-binding domain-containing protein, with translation MTQPVTLSTAGSIAVIEINNPPVNALSQAVRQGLLDAVVQADADAAVTAIVILGAGRSFPAGADIKEFGQPMQDPHLPDVIDRIESCSKPVVAALHGTALGGGFEIALGSHYRIAVPSARVGLPEIHLGLIPGAGGTQRLPRLCGAAMALDIMFKGTPISAQDALAAGLIDRLAEGDLRQAALIYAAELQTPRRSREATSGLADKAAFEAALTDAEETARSRMRGQMAPLKIVQCLRACITQPFADGRLFERDCFFECLASEQSKGMIHAFFAQRASAKVPEASRAEPRPLNRLGVVGGGTMGAGITVAALNSGLPVTMIERDHDSLARGRANVEQVYDRLIAKGRMSEAQKSDIMARYQGSTQFADLSEADMVIEAVFERLDVKRAVFEQLDKVLKPDAVLASNTSYIDIDEISSVTNRRKHVLGLHFFSPANIMKLLEIVVPQSAADDVVATGFALAKILGKIPVRAGNSPGFIGNRILGKYGDCAAHMMEDGATPYEIDAAIVEFGYPMGLHAMYDLAGLDIGWDNRKAAQGKRNPVERYVEIADRICERGWFGQKTGRGFYLYPDGARIGAPDPEILALIEAERAKKSITARRFTAEEIMARYLAAMVNEACEVLREGVALKPSDIDVTFVHGYGFPRYRGGPMKFADSYGLARMLDDIRRYGQHDPIFWQASPLLVELVASGQTFNDLNKG, from the coding sequence ATGCGGCCGTCACAGCCATTGTGATCCTTGGGGCGGGGCGGAGCTTTCCGGCCGGGGCGGATATCAAGGAATTTGGCCAACCGATGCAGGATCCGCATTTGCCGGATGTGATTGATCGTATTGAAAGCTGCAGCAAGCCCGTGGTGGCCGCCCTGCATGGCACGGCTTTGGGGGGTGGATTTGAGATTGCCCTCGGCAGCCATTACCGCATCGCTGTGCCTTCAGCGCGGGTGGGCTTGCCGGAAATTCATCTCGGGCTCATCCCCGGCGCCGGTGGCACGCAGCGTTTGCCGCGCTTATGTGGCGCTGCCATGGCGCTGGATATCATGTTCAAAGGCACACCCATCAGCGCGCAAGACGCTCTGGCCGCCGGATTGATCGACCGTTTGGCAGAGGGAGATTTGCGCCAGGCTGCTTTGATTTATGCCGCAGAGCTCCAAACCCCGCGCCGCAGCCGAGAGGCCACCTCAGGCCTCGCAGACAAAGCCGCCTTCGAAGCCGCGTTGACAGATGCCGAAGAGACGGCCAGAAGCCGCATGCGCGGGCAAATGGCCCCGCTCAAGATTGTCCAATGCCTGCGCGCCTGCATCACCCAACCTTTCGCCGATGGGCGCCTGTTCGAACGCGATTGCTTTTTCGAATGCCTCGCCTCGGAGCAATCTAAAGGTATGATTCATGCCTTTTTTGCCCAGCGCGCCAGTGCCAAAGTTCCCGAAGCCAGCCGCGCAGAACCGCGCCCCCTCAACCGCCTTGGGGTGGTGGGCGGCGGCACGATGGGCGCGGGCATCACCGTTGCGGCCCTGAACAGCGGCCTGCCCGTCACGATGATCGAGCGCGATCATGACAGCTTGGCGCGGGGCCGGGCCAATGTTGAGCAGGTCTATGATCGCCTGATTGCCAAGGGGCGCATGAGCGAGGCGCAAAAATCTGATATTATGGCCAGATATCAAGGATCAACGCAGTTTGCCGATCTGTCGGAGGCCGACATGGTGATCGAAGCCGTTTTTGAACGGCTTGATGTCAAACGAGCTGTGTTTGAACAGCTCGACAAAGTGCTAAAGCCCGACGCGGTTCTGGCCTCCAACACAAGCTATATCGACATAGATGAAATTTCCAGCGTCACCAACCGCCGTAAACATGTGCTCGGCCTGCATTTCTTCAGCCCGGCAAATATCATGAAGCTGCTGGAAATTGTCGTCCCGCAAAGCGCCGCCGATGATGTGGTCGCAACAGGCTTCGCTTTGGCCAAAATTTTGGGCAAAATCCCCGTGCGCGCTGGCAATTCCCCTGGGTTTATTGGCAACCGCATTCTTGGCAAATATGGCGATTGTGCCGCCCATATGATGGAGGACGGCGCCACGCCCTATGAGATTGATGCCGCTATTGTGGAGTTTGGCTATCCAATGGGCCTTCATGCCATGTATGATCTGGCCGGGCTGGACATCGGATGGGACAACCGCAAAGCCGCACAGGGCAAGCGCAACCCGGTGGAACGCTATGTTGAGATCGCCGATCGCATCTGTGAGCGCGGCTGGTTTGGGCAAAAAACTGGGCGCGGCTTTTATCTGTACCCTGACGGCGCACGCATCGGCGCGCCAGATCCTGAGATTCTTGCTCTGATAGAGGCGGAACGCGCCAAAAAATCCATCACAGCCCGCAGATTCACCGCCGAAGAGATCATGGCGCGCTATCTGGCCGCAATGGTCAATGAAGCCTGTGAAGTTCTGCGCGAAGGGGTGGCCTTGAAACCCTCCGATATCGATGTGACCTTCGTGCACGGCTATGGCTTCCCGAGATATCGGGGCGGGCCGATGAAATTTGCTGACAGCTATGGTCTGGCTCGTATGCTGGACGACATCCGCCGCTATGGGCAGCACGATCCGATATTTTGGCAAGCCTCGCCGTTACTGGTAGAGCTGGTGGCCTCGGGGCAAACTTTCAACGACCTGAACAAAGGATAG